The region AGGCGGCCTTGAGCCGCGAGTAGGCGCGCTCGCTCTTCGCGACCACCATGAGCCCGCTCGTGCCGGCGTCGAGCCGGTGCACGACGCCCTGGCGCTCGGCCGCTCCGGAGGTCGCGATGCGGAAGCCGGCGGCGGCGAGCGCCCCGACGACCGTCGGCCCCTGCCAGCCCATGCTCGGGTGCGCCGCGACGCCCGCGGGCTTGTCGACCACGACGATGTCGTCGTCGTCGTGCACGATGCCGAGGTCGGGCACGGGCGTCGCGACGATCGTGGGCTCCTCGCGCGGCTGCCAGGAGAGGTCGAGCCACGCGTCGCCGCGCAGCCGATCGGACTTGCCGAGCACGGCGCCGTCCTGCACGGCGCCGCCGCTCTCGAGCATCGCGACGACCGCGGTGCGCGAGAGGCCGAGCAGCCGCGCGATGCCGGCGTCGGCGCGCGAGCCGTCGAGCCCGGGCGGCACCTGCAGGAAGCGGGACTCCATCAGTCGCGCGCGCCCTCTGCGTCAGCACCCGGCTCGCCGGACGCATCCGCCGCCTTCGGCTCGTCGGTGTGCCGCTGCCCGTCGAGGCCGATGTTCAGCAGCACGAGCAGCACGATGCCGATCATCGACGAGACGATGAAGATGTCGGCGACGTTGAAGATCGCCGGGAAGCCCCACACCTGGATGAAGTCGACGACGTGGCCGACGAAGAAGCCCGGCTCGCGCGTGAGGCGGTCGGTGAGGTTGCCGAGCGTGCCGCCGAGGAGGCCGCCGAACGCGGCCGCCCACCAGATGGAGCGGATGCGTCGCAGCTGCGTGATGATCACCACGACGACCGCGGCGGCGAGGATCGTGAAGATCCAGGTCGAGCCGGCCGCGAGCGAGAACGCCGCGCCGGGGTTCCGCACGAAGTGCCACTGGAGCACCTCGCCGAGCACCTGCCGGCGCTCCCCCTCGGCCATCTCGGCGATGACCCACTCCTTCGCGAGGAAGTCGCCGAGCCAGACGAGCGCCGCGACCCCGAGCACGAGCCCCAGCGTGCGCCAGGAGCGCGCCGCCGCGGCCGCGCCCGGGGTCTCGGGTGCAGCGTCGAGCGTCACCGAGCGGCTCAGCTGCCGCCCTGGCCGCCGAAGGCGAGCGACGACGACCGGTCGAGGTCGCGCAGCTGGCTCTCGATGTAGCCGCGCAGCTTGAGTCGGTAGTCGCGCTCGAAGCTCTTGAGCTCGTCGATCTTCTGCTCGAGCAGGCCCTTCTGCTCGTCGAGGCGGGCCTTGGTCTGGTCGAACTCCTGCTCGAGCAGCGACTTGCGCTCCTCGGCGGCCTCCTCGATCCGCTGGGCGGTCTGCTCAGCGGCGGCGACGAGCTCGTCGCGCTTGCGCTCGCCCTCAGCGACGTGCTCGTCGTGCAGGCGCTGCGCGAGCACGATGAGGCTGTTGGCCTCGGTCTGCACGGGGTTCGCCGCCTCGGCGGCCGGCGCGGCCTGCGCGGCGCTCTCCTGCTGCTCGGCGAGCTGCTGCTTGAGCTGCTCGTTCTCGGCGCGGAGGGCGTCGAGCTCGGCGGTGTCGACCCGAGCGCTCTCGGGCTCGGCGGCTGCGACGGGCTCGGCCTGCTCGACCGGCGCGGCGTCGCGCTCGGCGAGCTGCTGCTTGAGCTGCTCGTTCTCGGCCCGCAGGGCGTCGAGCTCCGCGGTGTCGACCTCGGCGGTCGTCGCGGGCTCGGCGGGGGCGATGCCCTGGCGGAGCTGCTCGTTCTCGGCCCGGAGCCCGTCGTTCTCCTCGATGAGGCGACGCAGCTCGGTGACGACCTCGTCGAGGAAGTCGTCGACCTCGTCCTGGTCGTAGCCGTCGCGGAAGCGCGTCGTCTCGAAGCGCTTGTGGACGACGTCGTCAGGAGTCAGTGCCATGGCTTGCCTTTCTTCGTCGGCTGCCCGGCCCGAGCGGGCCTGCAGCGCAGATTCACTGTACCCGCCCTCGGACGGCATCCTGTCGATCCTAGCCAAGCGCCGACCGAGCGCGCGCTCAGGCGGGCAGGAGCCGGAACGGACCGACGATTGTCATGAGGAGCAGGAGCGCGAGCATGAGCACGACCATCGCGAGGTCGAGCATCGCGCCGCCGACGCGCACGGGCTTCACGAACCGGCGCACGAACCGCAGCGGCGGGTCGGTCAGCCGGAGGATCCACACCGACACGACGAGCCAGAA is a window of Agrococcus sp. Marseille-Q4369 DNA encoding:
- a CDS encoding RluA family pseudouridine synthase, with the protein product MESRFLQVPPGLDGSRADAGIARLLGLSRTAVVAMLESGGAVQDGAVLGKSDRLRGDAWLDLSWQPREEPTIVATPVPDLGIVHDDDDIVVVDKPAGVAAHPSMGWQGPTVVGALAAAGFRIATSGAAERQGVVHRLDAGTSGLMVVAKSERAYSRLKAAFHDREVEKTYRAAVQGHPDPLAGTIDAPIGRHPNHEWRFAVVSSGKHAVTHYETLEAFRGGSLLEVQLETGRTHQIRVHMAARRHPCLGDAMYGADPTVSARLGLERQWLHAVRLGFKHPGTGEWAVFSSEPSPELAHALDVLREE
- the lspA gene encoding signal peptidase II, which codes for MTLDAAPETPGAAAAARSWRTLGLVLGVAALVWLGDFLAKEWVIAEMAEGERRQVLGEVLQWHFVRNPGAAFSLAAGSTWIFTILAAAVVVVIITQLRRIRSIWWAAAFGGLLGGTLGNLTDRLTREPGFFVGHVVDFIQVWGFPAIFNVADIFIVSSMIGIVLLVLLNIGLDGQRHTDEPKAADASGEPGADAEGARD
- a CDS encoding DivIVA domain-containing protein translates to MALTPDDVVHKRFETTRFRDGYDQDEVDDFLDEVVTELRRLIEENDGLRAENEQLRQGIAPAEPATTAEVDTAELDALRAENEQLKQQLAERDAAPVEQAEPVAAAEPESARVDTAELDALRAENEQLKQQLAEQQESAAQAAPAAEAANPVQTEANSLIVLAQRLHDEHVAEGERKRDELVAAAEQTAQRIEEAAEERKSLLEQEFDQTKARLDEQKGLLEQKIDELKSFERDYRLKLRGYIESQLRDLDRSSSLAFGGQGGS
- a CDS encoding YggT family protein — its product is MVLVSILAWVVHTAALLAFYLLFARIVVDLVRQVRRDWRPTGFWLVVSVWILRLTDPPLRFVRRFVKPVRVGGAMLDLAMVVLMLALLLLMTIVGPFRLLPA